The following nucleotide sequence is from Chloracidobacterium validum.
TCAACGTGAAAACCAATGCGGCAAGCGCGAACGCGCGCGCAAAGGGCAAAGGCCGCCAACCGGCTTGCCGAGCGTGACACAAACGATTCATGGGAGGCGCACCCCATTGAGTTAGCAGTCGGGCACCTGCTGAACGCGATGTTGAAAGCACGCCGGTATTTTGCTGGAATGACTTGCGAGAAGCAAAAGAAAAGCGGCGCGCAGTCAACCTGCCGCCGCTCAAGAAGCTTTTCAAGATGGTTGATGGAGACTTTGAAGCCAGCTCTGAGCAAGCTGGTTCAAGAAGCTGGTTGTTCAGGGACGTGGTGGATCGCTGCTGGCCGTTGGCGGCACATCCATCTGGCGCTTGACGATGCCGTTTGGCGTTGGCGTCAACGCAATCCGCTGGTGGCGAAAATCAATCTCGATTCGACAGTGCGTGAGGAAATCCCCGCCTAAAATACCGCTCTGCTCGAAACCAGACGACTCGTTCAACCGGCGCATGTCAATCACCGGCATCCGCACATCTGTTCGCACCAAGTCATAAATGCGGAGAGCATTGACCTGAAGCACCGGCACTTTCTCCGCGGCTCCGGCAGCGCCGACAATCCGCACGCTCTGGTTGGAGAGAATTTTCGATTGCCAGTTGTGGCGTTCAACGACCGACTGATCAACGACCGAGGCGCTCGCTCCCGAATCCAGAATAAAGTTCAGGATTTGCCCGTCATCGAGTTGTGTTTCCAGGCTGATGAGTCCGCTTTCCGTGACGCGGAAAGGCAAGCGCGTTGTTCCCTGGCTAACGGCTGGTTCCGCCCCATCCTTGAGCGTGCCCTCCCGGGGCGCATAGCGCAAGCCTAGCAAGTGCTGTGGATAGTCCAGTGTGATGGCAAAGTCAGATAACGTTGAAAGCCCGATGAACCCGTCCACACGGCTGCCATTTTCTGTGACGCTTTGAATATCTCGAAGATAGACCGGCACCGTGCCCAGCTTGATGGGTCCAATTTCGAGCGACTTGAGCACGCCATACACGATGGGAAACATCCCGTTCCCCCCAACCGCGCGCGCATAGCCACCCGCCGCCACGGAGCGAACACCAATTTTGGCTGCCGTTTCATTGGAAATCACGCAAGAACTGGCACCGGTGTCCAGAACGAAGTTGAACGGGCCCTTGCCATTGATCCGTACGTTGATGTGCGGACGCCGCCCCCGTAACTCGAAGGGAATAAACGCTTCGGCTTTTTCCTGAACGACGTTGATGCGCGACGTTCCAAGGTAGGTATAAAAACGGATGACACCCTCGATGCGTTCCCGGCGCTCGACGTCGGTCTTGGGTGCAAGACGCAGAAAGTTTCGCAAAGATTCGGCCGCAAAGTAGAAATTCTCCAACCGCGAGGCAATGCGGGCGGCAAGCAGGTAATAATCTGGTTCTTCCGGGCTTTCGTTGATGGCCGTGCTGATAAGCTGGGCTGCCAAGGCAAGTTGATTCTCATAGCAAGCCAGCTCGGCAATGCCGGCAATGGCAATCGGATTGTCGCGCTTGATGGCCAAAGCCGCCTTCAGGGACTCAAAACCGTCCCGAAACAAACCGGCCCGAACGAGCGCCAGTCCTGAAAGCGCCAGGGCGTCACTATGCTTCGATGGTAGTTGAAGCAACGGACGCAGTTCTTCATAAGCCGCAGCATGCTGCCGATTCTTGATGAGGACGTAAGCCAACCCGCAGCGAACCGTGGGCGCATTGGCGTCTAGCGCCAACGCTTGGCGGTAGGTCTGCTCCGCCGCTTCAAGCTCGCCGTTCCGCATCAACTTTCGCCCTTGCTTCACCAGGCTATTGACTTGGCTGCTCACTTGGCGTTGCGCACCCGGTGATTCATCTCCGCTCGCCGATGCTGGGTATCCCCAAGCTTGGGGGTTCAGTCCAACCGTGACAAGCGCCAAGCAGAGACTGACTGAGAAACAAACTCGCTTCTCAGTCCTTACCAGCAATCGGGTAGTCAAGAACCGAAGCCGCATGACTTATCCTCCCGTGGGTAAGCAGATGAGACAAATCCGTGCAGGCAAACGCATCACCAGGGGGAAGCGATGGTTTACACACCTAACAAGAGTGGAGAGGGTCAAAGCCGAGGGTGTCGGACGTCGAATGTCTTCTAGCCCAAAAGCCTTAGTGGGCGAAAAAACCTGAGTGGGCGAAAAAAGAAGAGAAACTAATCGTACTACCGGCTACTTTATGTTGCGTGGTGCTACTATAACTCAACTATCTCCTAGGTGCAAAACCTCTGTCAGACAAACCCGCGCCCGAAAATCGTGGCTTTCCTGGTGAGAGAATCTAGGCAGGGCTGAGACGGCATTTCCGGAAACGTGAGCCACCCAACACTTTTATACGAAACAATCCAGACTGCGGCTCAACCGGAATTCTTGTTTACCCACCAAGCTTGGATGGCTACGATGTAACCATCTTACGACGTATTGGGCTGCTCGATACTATCCACCGCTAGCCATGAAAATCATCTGCCCTGAATGTCAAACCGAAGCCGCGCCGGGCATGAAGTTTTGCCGGAACTGCGGCGAGAAATTACCAGAGAACGGGACTCCGTCAGATTCGGCAGCAACCGTCATCGGCACAGCCTTGCCTCCGCCCGACAGTGTCCAGACGGTTGTCAACGCTGCCGTTGCGCCGCCAAAACCGCCACCAGATGCGCTCAAAACCGTGGTCGGGCAGGCAATCACGCCGCCCAACCCCTCGCCAGATGCCCTCAAAACGGTGGTTGGGCAGGCGGTCATGCCACCCAAACCCTCACCAGACGCCCTCAAAACCGTAGTTGGGCAGGCAGTCACGCCGCCCAAACCCTCACCAGATGCCCTCAAAACCGTGGTCGGGCAGGCGGTCACACCGCCTACCCCCGCGCCCGAAGCTCTCAAGGCCGTAGGCGGGGCGTCTGCACCCAGCTCGTTAGGTGAAGCTCCGCAGGCAGTTCGGCCAACGCCGGAAAGCACGTCTGTGGCACATGGGGAGGATTCCGCCGACCGGAGCGGCAATCGTTTCGTTTACTTTATTCTGGTGCTGGCCGTTCTTGGCTTTCTGGCCGGGCTGGCCATATTTCTGACGGTTTATGTCTTTGGTGAAAAGCCCAATCCGGTTCCGGCAGCGACCAAAATCGGCACGGAGATTCTGGATTCCTCCATTACGCGGCTTGAGCTGTGCAGCTTTCGGACACTTCCAAATGAGCCGGATTCGTTTGATGCGCAAACTGTCGCCAATACGTTCCCGCCTGGCATTCGGGCCGTTGCCGTCCGAGTAACCGGACAGCCCCCAGTGAACGGTGATTACCGGATTGTTTGGCGACGACTTGAGTCACCGGCACCGTTGATGGCGCAGTCCATCCAATCCTTCACAGACACGCAACAGGCGGTTCGGTTGCTGTATCAGCCAGACGGCAAGCCACTCCCAGCCGGGAACTATGCGGTTGAAATCCAAGACAGTGACCGCCCGTTGGCGCGCGCCTATTTCACCATTGGCAGCGCAGCCAACCAACCGACATAGGCCTTGTGGAAGACTACCGACTGATTCAGGAGTTCGCCGAGGGGCGCTGACTTGCCGCAGCGCGTAACTCACCGACGGATGAAACGAGAACCCGGCTGGCTGAGTGAAGCAAGAGCAAAACTAGTCCGCTGGCGATAATCAGGTCTGGCCACGCCCGGCCGGTCAGCCACACCAACCCGGCCGCGGCCAGCACGGAGATATTGGCGGCGACGTCATTGCGGGAACACTCCCAAACAGAACTCATATTGATGTCTTCCTGCCGGTGCTGCCAGAGCAACCATAAGCAAGTACCGTTTGCAGCGAGACCAAGCAGGCTGAACAATCCCATCACTTCAAACAGTGGGACGGCCGGAGAGATGAGGCGCTGGACGATTTGCGCCCCAACCCCAACCGCCGCGAGGAAAATCAGGCCGCCCTTGAACAGAGCCACCCAGGCTTTGGCGGTTCGATCCCGCGACACCACATAGAGACTCAGTCCGTAGGTCAGGGCATCCCCCAGATTGTCCAGGCTATCGGCCAACAGGGCGGTCGAGCGCCCGTACAGCGCCGCTCCCGCAATGACACCAAACATCACCGCATTGATGGCGAGTGTGATTTGCAGCGTCCGGCGCTGGCGACCGCGCAGTGTTTCAATGGCGACTTCGTGATTACAGCAGCTTGCCATATCAAGCAAAGGTAATGGTCAGGGTGTCGCCGCTGTAATCGGCCCCAACGGCTTCTTTACTCCGCACTTCCGGCGGCAGCGCAATGTTGCGCTTGAAGTGTCCGATTTCAAGTACAAGCTCGCCAGCTCGGGTCACCAAGTCAAGCCGTTCCAACTCAAGATTGGGCAACTTCAGCTTGAGGGCCGACTGTCCATCCGAACCCGGTTCAAGCGTCATCAGTGGCGCCGGTGCGCTGTGTTCAAGTGGGTCCTGGGTTTTGAAAATCTGCTCGGCCAGAGTGGTGAGCGCCGAAAGACCGATGAGGGCTTCCGCTTGCTCCGGAATCTCGATGACCGGCAGCCCGTCCGCCTTGCGCTTGAGGAGCGCCATGCCTTCCTTCTGGACCGGCGACTGTGCATTGACGCGATTGACAAAGACCCGATCAACCGGACATTCGTAAAGATAGTGATACGTTGCAAGTCGAAAGCCATCCGTCACGGCCAGCGGTTCTGGTTGGGTTACGAGTCGGTGGGAAGTCACCTCTGGATTGACCAGCGCTGCCCGCATTTCGCTCACCCGCTTGCTCACCTCCGGGAGCATGTCCATTGGGTTTCGGCTTGGGAACAGCGCCTGCATGACCGGCGTCGCCAACAGCGACAGGCGGCGGTACCAGGTTTCAACGCTTGAAAGCAACCACTTGAGGCCTTCCGGCCCGGCCAGCAGGGTCATCATCCCGGCCGTCGGTGGCGTATCCACCACGACCACGTCATAGCTTCCCTCGCTGATCGCACGCCAAATTTCGGTCATGGTCGTCAGCTCTTCAAGCGCCGGAAACAGGACGACTTCCTGCACATAAGCCGATTTGCCCGTGCCAATTCCGCGCAAAATCGTGGCGACATAGTCCTGCACCTGCGACCACTGCGCGCGCATTTCCATCATGGCGCTGACTTCGCGCGCATCCAGATTGGGAGCAATCGAGGTTGGGGCGTGCCCGATTGAAGTTCCGATGACATCGCCGAGATTGTGTCCGGCGGTGACGCTCATCAGTAGCGTCTTGTGGCCGCGGGCCGCGCAGGCGAGCGCGGTGGCCACTGACAGCGTGGTTTTCCCGACGCCGCCCTTGCCAAAATACGTCACGATCCGCATAGGTTTTCCTTTGAGAAAAAGACGGTGGTGATCCTTTTCAACGATATGCCGACCAGAGATTGAATGCCACACCAAGGCGCAGCCTAGTGGACTGCCCCACCAGTCGCCCTACGCTTGCCACTGCACGCCAAGCACCGTGACATCATCCCGCTGGGCAGCCTCTTGACGGTACTGCTCAAACGTTTGAACCAACTCGGCTTGCTGAACGGCCGGGGGCAGCGCGGCAAGCCGTTCGAGCAGCGCACGGAAACGATTGGTCCCGAAGTTTCGGGAAGCAAGTACGCCGTTTTGATCCGTGAAGCCATCACTGGCAAGGTAAAAAGCGCGAATGGTGCTGAGTTGGGCTGACCATTCCAAGAAAGCCCGACGTTGTCCGCGCCGGTCGCCACCAATGCTGCGGCGCGTGCCTTTGATTTCCTGCAAAGCGCCATCCATCGGCACGACATACAGCGGGCGGCGCGCTCCGGCAAAGATCAGGCGCGCGGTGCCGTGCTCGATGTAACAAAGGGCGACTTCCATGCCATCGTCGGTTGCCGCCGGGCTGTTTTGCTCCTGCCGCAGGGCGCGGCGAACTGCTAGGTCAAGGCGTTCAAGCAAAAGTCCTGGCGCGGGCGTGTCCACGACCAGCCGGTTGAGCAGGTCAATGCCGATGAGCGCCATGAAGGCTCCGGGAACCCCGTGACCGGTACAGTCACCGACGCCCACATATACGCCGTGGGCGGTGTGGTGAATCCAGTAAAAATCACCACTGACGATGTCACGCGGAAGAAAGAAAACAAATGCCCCACAGCCGCCGATCCGCGCCAGGTCATCGGCTCCCGGCAACAACGCCTGCTGGATGCGTTGCGCGTAGGTCAGGCTGGCGGTGAGTTCGACTTGCTTTTGCTCAAGCGCATCGCGCTGCTGCGCGATCACTGCCGTCCGTTGCCGGACCTTGTCTTCGAGATTGTGGTTTAGGGCATCGAGTTCACCGTACACACGGGCAAAACGGTTAGCCAGCGACAGGGCCATCGAGAGCAAAATCGCTCCCAAACCAACGTGGGCAAGCGAAACCGTGGCATAGAGACCCAGTCGCACGCCCAGGATGTCGTTCAGGCTGCAAGCGACTGAGATCAGGAGTCCGATGCCGATGGTTCGCGCTTCTGGGTTGCCCCGTCTGGCTTCGACAACGACCAGTATCACTGACAGGAGCGGAAACAACAACGCCAACAACACCCGCGGCGTCGAGGTCAAAAGCGAAAACGTCACCCCTGGAATGATGACCACCGTGATGGCTGACAGCGTGAGCAACCACAGGTAAGCCTTGACGAACCACCCCATCTTCCGCCCAAAGAGTGTCCAGAGAAAGCAAGCCTGCGGCACAAGGAAAATAGCTATCGTAAAGCTGTTGAGCCGCCACAGCGTCACGTAATCAATCCACTCCGAAGCCCACCAGCGGGCGCCGGCACCGTACCAGTTGAGACCAAACAGGATGGCAAAGAGACCAAACCAGAAGTATTCCCGCTGTGAACGGCGACGCAAAAAGAAGAGCAAGTGAAAAAACCCGGCCAGCAGAAAAACGAGCGCAAGCACCAAATCACCTACCTGCGCTTGCTTGCGTTCCGCGATGGCCAGGTGGACCGCCTGCCCAACCTGCGTCGCATTTCCGAGCAGAAAAAGCCCGCCCTCAAAACCGCCACCCTGGGGAGTTCGGCGCATACTCGCCGGGAGTTGCCAAAAACGGATGGCAATGACCAGCGGCTGGTCCGGCACGATGACCTCAGCCGGCACGAAGAAGTACTGTGGATGGGGAATGGCAAAAGCATCGGTGGCAGCCCAACGCCCGAAGCGCCCGACCAAGTGACCATTCACAAAGACTTCATAACTTGCCCAGTCCACACCGGCGAGCGCCAACCCCAGCCCGGTGCCCGAACCGGGGGCGGCCGGCGGTAACGGCACGGTTCGGCGGTACCAGGCCACGCCGGCATACCCGCGATAGCCTTGCTTACCCCACGACTGCGCAACGCTGATCTGGGGCCAAGGGATGTCATCCCAGGACGACATTGCCCAACGCAGGTCGTCGCCGGTTTGAAATCGCCACCGTCCATCCAGTGATATTGGTTGCTCTAACCGTAAGCTGCGCGCAAGATGCTCTGGCGAGAACGACTCGAGTGCGAACACGCTGCCCTGTGAAGACAGCCAGCCCAACCAGAGCCAGATCATCCACCGGCCGCAGCGCAACCAATCACCTGAAATCAGACTGTGGTATGTCGAGCGCGCGGTTATCATTGTGAAAGCAAGCTAGCCGGTTGCACACCCGTCTGTAAGCGAGTCAACGCACGGATGCCTTCCCTTGCCGTCGTCATCATTGCCCGGAATGAAGCAGCTCGGTTACCCGCCGCGCTCGACTCGGTGGACTGGGCCGACGAGCGAATCGTTGTGGTGGACGCTTCGACGACAGACGACACGGCTGAGGTCGCGGCTTCACATGGCGCGCGCGCTGTTTTACATCCCTTCACTGGCTACGCGGCTCAACGCAACTTCGGCGACACGCTCACCACTTGCGACTGGGTCTTTTGCCTGGATGCCGATGAGCGGGCAACGCCCCAGCTACGTGACGTTATTGGTCAGGCTTTGCGCGCACCGTCTCCCTATACGGCTTTCACGGTCCGCCGCCGCAATCGTTACCTGGGTCACTGGGTACGACACGGCGGCTGGTATCCAGACCGGCAACTACGTCTTTACCGGCGTGGTGCGGGAGTGTGGCGCGGTGAGTTCATCCATGAATCTTTCAAAGCGGAGGGTTCGGTCGGGCATCTCGATGGGGACATTGACCATGAGGCTATCACTTCCCTTGCCGACCACCAGTCCAAAATGAACCGCTATACCGACCTGGCCGCCCAGGCGCTACGGGCTTCGGGAACGTCCATACCACTCTGGAAGCTGTTGCTTTGGCCACCGGCAACATTTTTCAAAACATACCTCCTGAAGCGCGGCTGCCTCGATGGGTTTGCCGGCTTGTGTATTGCCTGGTTCGCCGCGCACTACGTGTTTCTAAAATATGCCAAAGCGCGGACTCTCGCCGCGCCAAACGACGGTGTACACTCGACTAACGATGCAGCGGGTGAACAGGGGCGCGAAAAACGCCGCTCGCCGGTGCTACACTAGGCACGACCGCCGCCTGCTTGAAAGGGGAAACCGGTATGCCGATTTTATCCGAGTTGGCGCTTCCGACCATGGATGACCTCCCCAGCGAGTTTGAAGGAGAGGAAGCCTTGCCTGACGAGTTTCACGCTTTCCTGGCTTACTTGCTCATCGAGACCTTCCGTCCCCCCAAGTTCCTCCCCGACCGCTACTTCTCGGCACTCGACATGTATCTCTACTACCAGGCGCAGCCGACCTTGCACGGGCTGCGTCCCGACTGGTTTGGCGTCGTGGATGTGCCGCTGCTGCGCGAGGGGCGGCAGCGGACGAGCTTCGTGGTGTGGGAGGAAAAGGCCACGCCGCTCATCATCGTGGAGGCGCTTTCGCCCGGCACGACGCGGAATGACCTTGGCCGGGGGGCGTTGCCGGCGCAGGACAGCCCGACGAAGTGGGAGGTGTATGAGCAGCATTTGAAAGTACCGTACTACGTGACGGTGAATCACCATCGGCGGCCGGCGGAGGTGCGGTTTTTCCGGCACGATGGGGTTGGGTTGCGGGAGGTGACGAGTGGGGAGGGGCGGCTGTGGTTGCCGGAAGCCGGGTTGGGGATCGGGATTTGGCGCGGGCGGTTCAAGCGGCTGGAGGGAGATTGGGTGAGGTTTTACGATGCGGAGGGACGGTGGCTACCGACGGACGAGGAGCGGGCGGCGGCGGAACAGGCGGCAAAGGAGCGCGAACGAGCAGAGAAAGAACTGGCTTGGCGGCAAGCCGAGCAGGAGCGATTGGCGAAGGAAGCGGCTCTAGCGCGCGAGCAACAAGAACGAGCTGAGAAAGAACGCCTGGCGGCGAAGCTCCGCACGCTGGGCATTGACCCAGAAACCCCGTGAATCAAACGCAAGCCCTAAAATCAAGGAGCACTCACCATGCCTGCCTTATCTGAGTTGGCGCTGCCGACCATGGATGACCTCCCCAGCGAGTTTGAAGGAGAGGAAGCCTTGCCCGACGAGTTTCACGCTTTCCTGGCTTACTTGCTCATCGAGACCTTCCGTCCCCCCAAGTTCCTCCCCGACCGCTACTTCTCGGCACTCGACATGTATCTCTACTACCAGGCGCAGCCGACCTTGCACGGGCTGCGTCCCGACTGGTTTGGCGTCGTGGACGTGCCGCTGCTGCGCGATGGGCGGCAGCGGACAAGCTTCGTGGTGTGGGAGGAAAAGGCCACGCCGCTCATCATCGTGGAGGCGCTTTCGCCCGGCACGACGCGGAATGACCTTGGCCGGGGGGCGTTGCCGGCGCAGGACGGCCCGACGAAGTGGGAGGTGTATGAGCGGCATTTGAAAGTACCGTACTACGTGACGGTGAATCATCATCGGCGGCCGGCGGAGGTGCGGTTTTTCCGGCACGATGGGGTTGGGTTGCGGGAGGTGACGAGTGGGGAGGGGCGGCTGTGGCTGCCGGAAGCCGGGTTGGGGATTGGGGTTTGGCGTGGGCGGTTCAAGCGGTTGGAGGGGGACTGGGTGAGGTTTTACGACGCGGAGGGACGGTGGCTACCGACGGACGAGGAGCGGGCGGCGGCGGAGCAGGCGGCAAAGGAACGGGAGCGCGCGGAGAAAGAACGCGAGCGTGCCGAGAAAGAGGCAGCCTGGCGGCAAGCCGAACGGGAGCGCGCCGAGAAAGAGCGTGAGCGTGCCGAGAAAGAGCGTGAGCGTGCCGAGAAGGAACGCCTAGCGGCAAAGCTTCGCGCCCTGGGTGTTGACCCGATGGACTGATGACAGCCAACTGTTCGGAGACATCACTGGCGGGTGCGCCCAGCCGATGAATGGCGGCGCAGCACGGTAAACGTTCCCCGCTCGGAGACCCACACGGTGGAAAAGGCTTCATATCCTTCCGGACGCTGCTGAAGCTTCACGTCCAGCGCATCGCCGCGCCCGACAACCAGCCAGTCCACCGTCGCCGGGATGGACGACGCCAGCCCATGCCAGGACTGGCTGCCTTCGTGAACCACCTGAGCATAAGACAACCCACCTTCGGCAATGACCGACGACAACTCTCCGGCGAAAAGCGCGACCTTGGAAGTGATGGACTGAGACCGTAAAAACTGCGCCAGCGCGTGGCGTTCACGACCAATCGGCGCAAACTGTACCCGGTAGGCTTCTTGAAACACGGAAAGCTGATACACCCCATCCCGTAGCAGCCACACCGACTGCCCTAGGCAAAGCGAGCCGCCCAAGAGCACGACCTTCCATCGCCAATCAGGAAAACGCTGCTGGAGTGCGGCGACACTCACGGCAACCCCAAGTCCAAGTACCGGAAGCGCCCCCAAGCCATAGCGATTGTTCAAAAAGAGCGGATAGATCTGGATATTGCCCGAATACAGGCTGTAGCCAGTAAACAGCGGCGGTAGCGCCAAGAGTGCCAGCACAATCGCTGTCGCCCCCATCCGGCAGCGGTTTTGCGCGACATTGCGGGCTTGTGCGACATTGACGATGACGGTTCCGAAACCAACGAGGCCAAGCGCCGTCGTCATTGGCGTCGCGCAGATGACAACGGTGACGCCCAACACGATTCCAGCATAGAGCGGATGCCCAACGACGAAACTCAAGTAGCTCAACGCCTCCCGGTGGCGCGTGAAGTAGCCACGGGCTGAATAGAGGCCATCGAGGAACTCCAGCGGTCGTCCATAAATCGCCCAGTTATGCCACAACCAATACACGACACCGCTGCCGGCAATCCCCAACCAGACTCCGCCATCCACGAGCCGTAACCAGCCGCGATGTGGCGTTCGCCAGGCCACAATCACGAGACCAGCCGGGAGTAAAACCCAGCCTTCGTAGCGGGTGAGGATGGCCAACAACCCCCAGAAGGCAGCCCTGATGAGCAGGGCGCGCCGCGGCTCGACCATCCAGCGATGCAGATACCAGGCATTCCCAAGCAAAACGGCTAGAAACAGCGGCTCGGTCAGTGGCGTGGTCTGCACGTATAGCAGCGAAGGATTGAGTACGAAAGCCAGCCAACCAACGGCGGCGGCCATTCGGGATTGGGTGAGGTCAGCCGCCAAATGAAAGAGGAACGTGGCCGCAACAACAAAAGAGACCAGTGAAACCAAGCTTCCGGCAAGCCCCGTCCGCCACAGCCGATCGGAGGCTGTCAGCGGCGCGGCCAAGACGTGTGGCAGAGGAAGCCATGGACTCCCCAGTTGGATGTACCGCTCCCACAGGGATGCGCCGGGCGGCGCATCCACCAGTTTGCGGGCAATTGCCAAGTGCGCTTGCCCATCGCCATACAGGTTATGCCACCCAGCAGCATACACCCCAACCAGGGTAAGTCCACCGACGAGCAACGAAGCAAGTGCAATACCCCACGTTGTGTCAGACCGTCCGCTGACGCCGGACACACTCCCAGTCGAAGACCTGCCGGGCACGTACGTTTTCAGTTGCCACGGCCAGTGCCGAGACCAAGTCATCCTCGAACATACTGGGCTGGAACGTTGGGGTTGAGTGTCGGTCACGCCGGACCATGCGCCGCACGGGCTTGGGGGTAGGTGAAGTAGGGGATTTCAACGCATCGGGCACAAACTTAGTCGTCATGATTATTTCCTCCTTACCGACATCGCGCACTGTACGCCACGGCGGTCGTGAGGAAACCACCGCGCGTCAGGGCGCAGAAAAGGGCGATGGGGCAGGTCGCGTGTAAATGGCGGGAATCCTCCGTGAGGCGCAAGAAATGGCGACTGGCTCAATCAGCCGCCCACTATGGTAGGCCGCTCCAACCAAACCGGCAAGCGCTTCAGAGTCGTGGTGGATCAGGAGCCAGCCAGGCGCGGGCCAGACCGCATTGCCGTCTTCTGAACTGATGACTCCAGCAGCCGTGGCACGCTACCTTGACCCTTCATCAGCGTGGTGTTAGCTTCGCCGTCTTTGATGCACG
It contains:
- a CDS encoding glycosyltransferase family protein, translated to MSGVSGRSDTTWGIALASLLVGGLTLVGVYAAGWHNLYGDGQAHLAIARKLVDAPPGASLWERYIQLGSPWLPLPHVLAAPLTASDRLWRTGLAGSLVSLVSFVVAATFLFHLAADLTQSRMAAAVGWLAFVLNPSLLYVQTTPLTEPLFLAVLLGNAWYLHRWMVEPRRALLIRAAFWGLLAILTRYEGWVLLPAGLVIVAWRTPHRGWLRLVDGGVWLGIAGSGVVYWLWHNWAIYGRPLEFLDGLYSARGYFTRHREALSYLSFVVGHPLYAGIVLGVTVVICATPMTTALGLVGFGTVIVNVAQARNVAQNRCRMGATAIVLALLALPPLFTGYSLYSGNIQIYPLFLNNRYGLGALPVLGLGVAVSVAALQQRFPDWRWKVVLLGGSLCLGQSVWLLRDGVYQLSVFQEAYRVQFAPIGRERHALAQFLRSQSITSKVALFAGELSSVIAEGGLSYAQVVHEGSQSWHGLASSIPATVDWLVVGRGDALDVKLQQRPEGYEAFSTVWVSERGTFTVLRRHSSAGRTRQ